In one window of Haemorhous mexicanus isolate bHaeMex1 chromosome 31, bHaeMex1.pri, whole genome shotgun sequence DNA:
- the CIART gene encoding circadian-associated transcriptional repressor, with protein sequence MEPPTRACSCGSPASDSGAEAGSSPRSAPKTERSRKRPGGLERAPPESPPSPRGGKRPRKGEGGDVPPSDGDRLFAQKCRELRGFIRPLAELLEGLRRGRYDRGLSSFQQSVAMDRLQRIIGVLQKPEMGARYLGTLLQVEAMLRLWFPHVAPKPAPDSPPPVAPPRRRAPAGPPGAPRCRRLPGELPLASSAGTLQQRGSPQCQTGAPESPPAPDV encoded by the exons ATGGAGCCCCCAACCCGCGCCTGTTCCTGCGGCTCCCCTGCCTCTGACAGCGGGGCCGAGGCCGGCAGCTCCCCCCGGAGCGCCCCCAAAACCGAGCGCAGCCGCAAGCGCCCGGGGGGGCTGGAGCGGGCACCCCCCGAATCGCCGCCGTCACCCCGCGGGGGAAAGCGCCCGCGGAAAGGGGAGGGCGGGGATGTCCCTCCCAGCGATGGCGATCGCCTCTTTGCCCAAAAG tGCCGGGAGCTCCGGGGCTTCATCCGGccgctggcagagctgctggaggggctgcggcggggccgCTACGACAGAG ggctgagcagcttccagcagagcGTGGCCATGGACCGGCTCCAGCGGATCATTGGGGTGCTGCAGAAGCCAGAAATGGG TGCCCGCTACCTGGGGACGCTGCTGCAGGTGGAGGCCATGCTGCGCCTCTGGTTCCCCCACGTCGCCCCCAAACCCGCGCCGGACTCGCCTCCCCCCGTGGCTCCCCCGCGCCGCCGCGCCCCCGCCGGTCCTCCCGGGGCTCCCCGGTGTCGCCGCCTGCCCGGGGAGCTCCCCCTCGCCAGCTCCGCGGGGACATTACAGCAGCGGGGGTCCCCCCAGTGCCAGACCGGGGCCCCCGAGTCCCCCCCGGCGCCGGACGTGTGA
- the CA14 gene encoding carbonic anhydrase 14 isoform X2, with the protein MLSALLLLGGLAPALAAGPHWTYEGPHGQQHWHEAHPECGGRAQSPIDIATARAQHDPSLPPLLPEGYEHPESPQLTLANNGHTAVLALPPSLRLRGLPSAFAALQLHFHWGRPGHAAGAEHLLDGHRAPAEMHVVHFDTERFGDASAAQRHPGGLAVLGVLLELGDDPHPAYDNILRHLGSIRYAGQTVAIPSFSIRELLPEHLERYYRYNGSLTTPPCSQSVLWSLLPQPVRISRAQLEQLQGSLYSTEEGQEEPQLLVDNFRAPQELNQRPVLASFPREPEGYSTGEVIAIIFGALASCLGLFLTVHFGAKRMRARRAQAQDVVFKASSRRSPVDAGHAR; encoded by the exons ATGCTGAGTgcgctgctgctcctggggggcCTGGCCCCCGCCCTGGCCGCTG GTCCCCACTGGACGTATGAGG GTCCCCAcgggcagcagcactggcacgAGGCACACCCGGAGTGCGGGGGCCGGGCTCAGTCACCCATCGACATCGCGACAGCGCGGGCACAGCACGACCCGTCCCTGCCGCCGCTGCTGCCCGAGGGCTACGAGCACCCCGAGAGCCCCCAGCTGACCCTCGCCAACAATGGCCACACCG CCGTGCTGGCGCTGCCACCGTCCCTGCGGCTCCGGGGGCTGCCCAGCGCCTTCGCTGCCCTTCAGCTCCACTTCCACTGGGGCCGGCCCGGGCACGCCGCTGGAGCTGAGCACCTGCTGGACGGGCACCGTGCCCCCGCCGAG ATGCACGTGGTGCACTTTGATACCGAGCGTTTCGGCGATGCCAGCGCGGCGCAGCGGCACCCGGGCGGGCTGGCCGTGCTCGGCGTCCTCCTGGAG CTGGGAGACGACCCCCACCCCGCCTATGACAACATCCTGAGGCATCTCGGCAGCATCCGCTACGCAG GGCAGACGGTGGCCATCCCCTCCTTCAGCATCCGGGAGCTGCTGCCCGAGCACCTGGAGCGCTACTACCGCTACAACGGCTCCCTGACCACCCCGCCCTGCTCCCAGAGCGTCCTCTGGAGCCTCCTCCCGCAGCCCGTCCGCATCAGCCGCGCCCAG ctggagcagctccagggaagccTTTACTCCACGGAGGAGGGCCAGGAGGAGCCGCAGCTCCTGGTGGACAATTTCCGAGCCCCGCAGGAGCTGAACCAGCGCCCGGTGCTCGCGTCCTTCCCCAGGG AGCCAGAGGGATATTCCACAG GTGAGGTCATCGCCATCATCTTCGGCGCCCTCGCCAGCTGCCTCGGCCTCTTCCTCACCGTCCACTTTGGGGCCAAGAGGATGCG GGCGAGGCGGGCGCAGGCACAGGACGTGGTGTTCAAGGCTTCCTCCCGCCGCTCGCCCGTGGATGCTGGGCACGCCCGCTGa
- the MRPS21 gene encoding small ribosomal subunit protein bS21m, whose amino-acid sequence MANHLRFVGRTVMVQNGNVEAAYGVLNRILAQDGVADAVRRSRYYEKPSRARRRRAFEACRRVYCAEMARRIAFLARSARQDPWPGC is encoded by the exons ATGGCGAACCACCTGCGCTTCGTGGGCCGCACGGTGATGGTGCAGAACGGGAACGTGGAGGCGGCGTACGGCGTCCTGAACAG GATCCTGGCGCAGGACGGCGTAGCCGACGCGGTGCGGCGCTCCCGGTACTACGAGAAGCCGAgccgggcgcggcggcggcgggcgtTCGAGGCGTGCCGGCGGGTGTACTGTGCCGAGATGGCGCGCAGGATCGCCTTCCTGGCCAGGAGCGCCCGCCAGGACCCGTGGCCGGGCTGCTGA
- the CA14 gene encoding carbonic anhydrase 14 isoform X1, protein MSPASRFGGHRGRFGSRGPCWVKMGGVPPGVWCPPGPHGQQHWHEAHPECGGRAQSPIDIATARAQHDPSLPPLLPEGYEHPESPQLTLANNGHTAVLALPPSLRLRGLPSAFAALQLHFHWGRPGHAAGAEHLLDGHRAPAEMHVVHFDTERFGDASAAQRHPGGLAVLGVLLELGDDPHPAYDNILRHLGSIRYAGQTVAIPSFSIRELLPEHLERYYRYNGSLTTPPCSQSVLWSLLPQPVRISRAQLEQLQGSLYSTEEGQEEPQLLVDNFRAPQELNQRPVLASFPREPEGYSTGEVIAIIFGALASCLGLFLTVHFGAKRMRARRAQAQDVVFKASSRRSPVDAGHAR, encoded by the exons ATGTCACCCGCGTCCAGGTTTGGGGGGCACCGAGGGCGTTTTGGGTCACGGGGGCCGTGCTGGGTGAAGATGGGGGGGGTCCCACCGGGGGTCTGGTGCCCCCCAGGTCCCCAcgggcagcagcactggcacgAGGCACACCCGGAGTGCGGGGGCCGGGCTCAGTCACCCATCGACATCGCGACAGCGCGGGCACAGCACGACCCGTCCCTGCCGCCGCTGCTGCCCGAGGGCTACGAGCACCCCGAGAGCCCCCAGCTGACCCTCGCCAACAATGGCCACACCG CCGTGCTGGCGCTGCCACCGTCCCTGCGGCTCCGGGGGCTGCCCAGCGCCTTCGCTGCCCTTCAGCTCCACTTCCACTGGGGCCGGCCCGGGCACGCCGCTGGAGCTGAGCACCTGCTGGACGGGCACCGTGCCCCCGCCGAG ATGCACGTGGTGCACTTTGATACCGAGCGTTTCGGCGATGCCAGCGCGGCGCAGCGGCACCCGGGCGGGCTGGCCGTGCTCGGCGTCCTCCTGGAG CTGGGAGACGACCCCCACCCCGCCTATGACAACATCCTGAGGCATCTCGGCAGCATCCGCTACGCAG GGCAGACGGTGGCCATCCCCTCCTTCAGCATCCGGGAGCTGCTGCCCGAGCACCTGGAGCGCTACTACCGCTACAACGGCTCCCTGACCACCCCGCCCTGCTCCCAGAGCGTCCTCTGGAGCCTCCTCCCGCAGCCCGTCCGCATCAGCCGCGCCCAG ctggagcagctccagggaagccTTTACTCCACGGAGGAGGGCCAGGAGGAGCCGCAGCTCCTGGTGGACAATTTCCGAGCCCCGCAGGAGCTGAACCAGCGCCCGGTGCTCGCGTCCTTCCCCAGGG AGCCAGAGGGATATTCCACAG GTGAGGTCATCGCCATCATCTTCGGCGCCCTCGCCAGCTGCCTCGGCCTCTTCCTCACCGTCCACTTTGGGGCCAAGAGGATGCG GGCGAGGCGGGCGCAGGCACAGGACGTGGTGTTCAAGGCTTCCTCCCGCCGCTCGCCCGTGGATGCTGGGCACGCCCGCTGa